In Akkermansia muciniphila, one DNA window encodes the following:
- a CDS encoding type I restriction-modification system subunit M, with translation MSKRITIEELQSYLWNSAVLLRTNIDAGAYKQYIFPLLFFKRICDVYDEETALAIKKYGDDAEEFDDDEIHTFVVPKGYHWNDVRTVSENVGKAIVEAFRKVENANFGKLQGIFGDGAWTNKNRLPDRLLKDLLEHFSAKTLSITNCPEDELGQGYEYLIKKFADDSGHTAQEFYTNRTVVHLMSEMLKPESGESIYDPTCGSAGMLISSIAYLKEKNKEWRNVAVFGQEINALTSAIGKMNLFLHGVKDFNIVNGDTLKAPAFVENGKLRQFDLILANPPYSISQWDRAAFESDKYGRNFLGVPPQGRADYAFLQHIIASLKDEEDEKKRYDTGRCAILFPHGVLFRNEESAMREKLVRSDKVECIIGLGPNLFYNSPMEACIMICRMNKRPDRRGQVLFINAINEVERKNAQSYLEERHIARIAAAYESYADDGNFAKVATIQDIADNNFSLSIPLYVKAEVNEKDVDDRTIQEHYDSWLAASEMMKLSYEKLNALLGKETDIDE, from the coding sequence ATGAGTAAAAGAATAACTATTGAGGAACTGCAGTCTTATCTTTGGAACTCGGCTGTTCTTTTGAGAACTAACATTGATGCCGGTGCCTACAAGCAGTATATTTTCCCGCTGTTGTTCTTCAAACGCATTTGTGATGTATACGACGAGGAAACTGCTCTCGCTATCAAAAAATACGGTGACGATGCTGAAGAATTTGATGACGACGAAATCCATACCTTTGTGGTTCCAAAAGGTTATCACTGGAATGATGTTCGCACCGTATCCGAAAATGTTGGGAAAGCTATCGTTGAAGCCTTCCGCAAAGTGGAAAACGCCAACTTCGGTAAGCTGCAAGGCATTTTCGGCGATGGTGCATGGACAAATAAAAACAGACTCCCCGACAGGCTGTTAAAAGACCTTTTGGAACACTTTAGCGCCAAGACTCTTTCCATCACCAACTGCCCGGAAGACGAGCTCGGTCAAGGATACGAGTATCTCATCAAAAAGTTTGCTGATGACAGCGGTCACACCGCGCAGGAGTTCTACACGAATCGTACCGTTGTGCATTTGATGTCCGAGATGCTGAAGCCGGAATCCGGAGAATCCATCTATGATCCGACGTGTGGCAGCGCTGGTATGCTTATTTCGTCGATTGCGTATCTCAAAGAAAAAAATAAGGAATGGCGTAATGTTGCCGTGTTCGGTCAGGAAATCAACGCTCTTACCTCCGCTATCGGCAAAATGAATCTCTTCCTGCATGGCGTTAAGGACTTCAACATCGTAAACGGCGATACTCTGAAAGCGCCCGCCTTCGTCGAAAATGGCAAACTGCGGCAATTCGACCTAATCCTCGCTAATCCGCCTTATTCGATTAGCCAATGGGACCGTGCAGCCTTTGAAAGCGACAAGTATGGTCGTAACTTCTTAGGTGTGCCTCCGCAGGGCCGCGCTGACTATGCCTTCCTGCAGCACATCATAGCAAGCCTGAAGGATGAGGAGGATGAGAAAAAGCGATATGATACCGGTCGATGCGCTATCCTGTTCCCGCACGGAGTCCTTTTCCGTAATGAGGAAAGCGCTATGCGCGAAAAACTGGTTCGCAGCGATAAAGTGGAATGTATTATCGGTCTCGGACCAAACCTCTTCTACAATTCGCCGATGGAAGCCTGCATCATGATTTGCCGCATGAATAAGCGCCCCGACCGCAGAGGGCAGGTATTATTCATCAATGCCATTAACGAGGTCGAGCGTAAAAACGCACAGAGTTATCTGGAAGAACGCCACATCGCTCGCATCGCTGCCGCATATGAGAGCTATGCTGACGATGGCAATTTTGCAAAGGTGGCTACCATTCAGGACATTGCGGACAACAACTTTTCACTGAGTATTCCTCTGTATGTGAAAGCGGAGGTCAATGAAAAAGACGTGGATGACCGCACTATTCAGGAACATTATGATAGTTGGCTCGCAGCTTCCGAAATGATGAAGCTGAGCTATGAAAAATTGAACGCATTATTAGGAAAGGAGACAGATATCGATGAGTAA
- a CDS encoding N-6 DNA methylase, with amino-acid sequence MIGAIVGDIVGSRFEWNNHRSKDFDFLTHKCFFTDDSVMSLAICDALSHCKPDYSDLSNVAVESMQRIGRPYPHCGYGGSFYRWMYSDNPHPYNSYGNGAAMRVSGCAYVANSVAEAAAFSRAVTEITHNHPEGIKGAEATAVAVYLARTGSSLMEIQDYIVNHYYPINFTLDTIRDTYQFNVSCQGTVPQALEAFFESISFEDAIRNAISIGGDSDTLAAITGAVAEAYYGVPISIRKHALTFLDERLLKILLEFENKYPAKFEKNQGKGNVGVKPSTGKKVKTGGRAEMIQSAMDFADMELEASTAHPEETTSQKLFSHLFEACNILRGPINQDEYKSYVTPILFFKRLSDVYDEETQAALEESGGDEEYANFPENHRFVIPEGCHWQNVRETSENVGKAIVTAMNGIERTNPDTLSGVFSSFDDANWTDKTKLSDERLKDLIEHMSKIKVGNNNYSADVMGDSYEFLIKKFADLSKKNAGEFYTPRSIVKLLIMLMAPKAGETVYDPACGTGGMLIEAIRYMHDDKLTYGKIYGQEKNLATSAIARMNLFLHGARDFKVTQGDTLRSPNYLSHGSLRTFDCVVANPPFSLKNWGSDQFSSDIYGRNIWGSPTDSNGDFAWLQHMVKSMNSKTGRCAVVLPQGVLFRSGKEGEIRKQLVESDKLEAIITMASGVFYSTGVSACILFLNNNKVPEHRGRICMIDGSGIYTPQRAQNIMTEDDIQTVFNYYTEYEDVIEKVKIVTIPEIREKDFSLAINNYIEKKEQETVPPAEIRRQYFEAYEEMIAAEEKMRQLLLKGGYINE; translated from the coding sequence ATGATTGGAGCAATTGTTGGCGACATTGTCGGTTCCAGATTTGAGTGGAACAATCACAGATCGAAAGATTTTGATTTCCTTACTCATAAATGTTTTTTCACCGACGACTCCGTCATGTCTCTGGCCATATGCGATGCCTTATCGCATTGCAAACCCGACTACAGCGATTTAAGTAATGTTGCGGTCGAGTCCATGCAGCGTATTGGTCGCCCTTATCCGCATTGCGGTTATGGCGGTTCCTTCTATCGCTGGATGTACTCAGACAATCCGCATCCCTATAACAGCTACGGAAACGGGGCTGCAATGCGTGTCAGTGGATGCGCTTATGTAGCCAATTCCGTCGCAGAAGCTGCAGCGTTTTCAAGAGCTGTTACCGAAATTACTCACAACCACCCGGAAGGTATCAAAGGCGCTGAAGCTACAGCTGTTGCAGTGTATCTAGCCCGTACCGGAAGCAGTCTGATGGAAATTCAGGATTACATTGTAAATCACTATTATCCGATTAACTTTACGTTGGATACTATCCGTGATACCTACCAATTCAATGTATCCTGCCAAGGCACAGTCCCTCAGGCACTCGAAGCATTCTTTGAGTCCATTAGCTTCGAGGATGCCATTCGCAATGCCATCTCTATTGGTGGCGACAGCGACACATTGGCGGCCATCACCGGCGCCGTGGCTGAAGCCTATTACGGAGTACCCATTAGTATCAGAAAACACGCTCTCACATTTTTGGACGAGCGTCTTCTGAAAATCTTACTGGAATTTGAAAACAAGTATCCTGCGAAGTTCGAAAAAAATCAGGGAAAGGGCAACGTTGGTGTAAAACCTTCTACCGGCAAAAAAGTAAAGACAGGAGGTCGTGCTGAAATGATACAATCCGCTATGGATTTCGCCGATATGGAACTGGAAGCCAGCACCGCTCATCCGGAAGAAACAACCAGTCAAAAGCTGTTCTCCCATCTGTTTGAAGCCTGCAACATTCTGCGTGGCCCTATCAATCAAGACGAGTACAAGAGCTATGTAACGCCTATCCTTTTCTTCAAGCGTCTATCCGACGTTTATGATGAAGAAACCCAGGCCGCACTCGAAGAATCCGGTGGCGACGAAGAATACGCCAACTTCCCGGAAAATCACCGCTTTGTTATTCCAGAAGGCTGCCATTGGCAGAATGTTCGTGAGACAAGCGAAAATGTCGGTAAGGCTATTGTTACAGCCATGAACGGAATTGAACGAACTAACCCTGACACCCTGAGCGGTGTGTTCAGCAGCTTTGACGATGCAAACTGGACTGACAAGACCAAGCTGTCCGACGAGCGTCTGAAAGACCTGATTGAACACATGTCGAAAATCAAGGTCGGCAACAACAACTATTCCGCTGACGTAATGGGCGACAGTTATGAATTCCTGATTAAGAAATTTGCTGACCTCTCCAAAAAAAATGCGGGCGAGTTCTACACGCCTCGTTCTATCGTCAAATTGCTCATTATGCTGATGGCACCTAAGGCCGGAGAAACGGTTTACGATCCAGCCTGTGGCACGGGGGGCATGCTTATCGAGGCTATCCGATACATGCACGATGATAAATTAACCTACGGAAAAATCTATGGTCAAGAAAAGAACCTCGCAACCTCTGCTATCGCTCGAATGAACCTGTTCCTACATGGCGCACGTGATTTTAAAGTAACTCAGGGAGATACCCTGCGCTCTCCAAACTATCTATCGCATGGTTCCCTTCGGACCTTTGATTGCGTAGTGGCAAATCCTCCGTTCTCGCTCAAAAACTGGGGTTCTGATCAGTTCAGTAGTGACATTTACGGCAGAAATATCTGGGGAAGCCCAACCGATTCCAACGGCGACTTTGCATGGCTCCAACACATGGTTAAGTCTATGAATTCGAAAACAGGTCGTTGTGCCGTAGTGCTGCCCCAGGGCGTACTCTTCAGAAGCGGCAAGGAAGGCGAAATTCGTAAGCAGCTTGTGGAATCCGACAAGCTGGAAGCTATCATCACTATGGCAAGTGGCGTCTTCTACTCCACCGGTGTTTCCGCTTGTATTCTGTTCCTGAACAATAACAAAGTTCCTGAACACCGTGGCCGCATTTGTATGATTGATGGCTCCGGAATTTATACCCCTCAGAGAGCGCAGAACATCATGACCGAAGATGACATTCAGACCGTATTTAACTACTACACTGAATACGAGGATGTTATCGAAAAGGTCAAAATCGTTACTATACCGGAAATTCGTGAGAAGGACTTCTCTCTCGCAATTAACAACTATATCGAAAAGAAGGAGCAGGAAACCGTTCCTCCGGCAGAAATCCGTAGACAGTATTTTGAAGCCTACGAAGAAATGATCGCTGCCGAAGAAAAAATGCGCCAACTCTTACTGAAAGGAGGCTACATCAATGAGTAA
- a CDS encoding type I restriction endonuclease subunit R produces the protein MATIFNEDNTIEQMILSTLQGNGWKYIPAEELPRMHSDVLVEPMVKEALIRLNPEIAEDPSRADEIIYKLRTVILSVQPHNLVTQNEVFKKMIFEENSYPFGKDGRMVPIRFFGTMRKEDLALNEYVVTNQWVYPQAEDGKRLDIVLLINGFPIAIGELKTPVRSAITWLDAAGDISAYEKSIPAMFVTNIFNFATEGKCYRYGSINMPINMWGPWHTVTHKVEGGLADVKISVEDMITPENVMDIFQFFTMFATDKKYRKYKIICRYQQFEGANMIVSRVIAGYPKKGLIWHFQGSGKSLLMVFAAQKLRMIPELKNPTVVIVDDRIDLETQITATFNASDIPNLTSAATKEELLSFFRGDMRKILITTIFKFGEVSGELNPRDNIIVMVDEAHRTQEGDLGEKMRIALPNAFFFGLTGTPINRIDKNTFATFGAEEDRTGYMSRYSFSNSIRDGATLPLHFEPVPVELHVDKEKLDREFETMTDEAGLSKDEKNELSRRVNMKAIMYNPARIRKVCEHIAKHFKEKIEPNGYKGQVVVYDRECCLMYKAVLDELLGEEASTIVMDTNNDKEDRYKKYRRDRDAEGKVLDIFRDPASPLKLVIVTAKLLTGFDAPILQAMYLDKPMKDHTLLQAICRTNRTYDQGKTHGLIVDYIGIFDDVARALDFDENSMRKIITNIEKIKKQLPALLKKCLSYFMGVDRTVEGWEGLMAAQECLPTNKEKDAFAADYRVLNRAWDALSPDGFLNAYKTDYQWLSRVYESVKPTDGRGGLIWASLGAKTIELVHQNLTVGEADEDMEILAMDADLIDDFLENQKDLKKTTKKVEINLVAKIMKHSKDQKFIKLGEKLETLREKHEQGLLTSIEFLKLLLELAKEAAQAEKEVVPEQEVDKGIAALTELFNGLKNCNTPVIVERIVADIDSIVKLVRFDGWQNTTTGKQEVKKALRSVVWIKYKIKDKEVFDKAYNYIEQYY, from the coding sequence ATGGCTACTATTTTTAATGAAGATAACACCATTGAACAGATGATACTTTCCACCCTTCAAGGAAATGGCTGGAAATACATTCCTGCCGAGGAACTCCCTCGTATGCATTCGGATGTACTCGTCGAACCGATGGTAAAAGAGGCGCTCATTCGCCTTAATCCTGAAATCGCAGAAGACCCTTCCCGTGCTGATGAAATTATTTACAAGCTCAGAACCGTCATCTTGTCTGTTCAGCCGCACAACCTTGTCACTCAGAACGAAGTCTTCAAAAAGATGATTTTCGAAGAAAACTCCTACCCTTTTGGCAAGGATGGACGTATGGTTCCGATCCGCTTCTTCGGAACTATGCGCAAAGAAGATCTTGCTCTCAATGAATATGTTGTGACCAATCAGTGGGTATACCCGCAGGCCGAAGACGGCAAACGTCTGGACATTGTTCTTCTAATCAATGGTTTTCCGATTGCTATCGGCGAATTGAAAACTCCAGTTCGTAGCGCTATTACTTGGCTGGATGCGGCTGGTGACATTTCTGCCTATGAAAAGAGCATCCCCGCAATGTTCGTAACCAACATCTTCAACTTTGCTACCGAAGGTAAATGCTATCGCTATGGCTCCATCAATATGCCTATTAACATGTGGGGACCGTGGCACACTGTAACGCATAAGGTGGAAGGCGGCCTCGCAGATGTAAAAATCAGTGTTGAGGATATGATTACGCCTGAGAACGTCATGGACATTTTCCAGTTCTTCACGATGTTCGCTACTGACAAAAAATATCGCAAATATAAAATCATCTGCCGTTACCAGCAGTTTGAAGGCGCTAACATGATTGTGAGTCGTGTTATCGCCGGTTACCCGAAGAAAGGTCTCATCTGGCATTTCCAAGGTTCCGGTAAATCCCTGCTGATGGTCTTTGCAGCGCAGAAACTGAGAATGATCCCAGAACTCAAAAATCCGACCGTTGTTATTGTTGACGACCGCATTGATCTGGAAACGCAGATTACTGCTACCTTTAACGCCTCGGATATTCCGAACCTGACCAGTGCTGCCACCAAAGAAGAGCTCCTTTCTTTCTTCCGTGGGGACATGCGCAAAATCCTCATCACCACTATTTTCAAGTTTGGTGAAGTTAGTGGTGAGCTTAACCCTCGTGACAATATTATCGTCATGGTCGACGAGGCCCACAGAACGCAGGAAGGCGATCTGGGTGAAAAAATGAGAATTGCTCTGCCAAACGCATTCTTCTTCGGTCTGACCGGTACTCCTATCAACCGCATCGACAAGAACACCTTTGCTACCTTTGGCGCTGAAGAAGACCGCACCGGTTATATGAGCCGTTACTCTTTCTCCAATTCCATCCGTGACGGAGCCACCCTTCCTCTTCACTTTGAGCCTGTTCCGGTAGAGCTCCATGTGGATAAGGAAAAACTGGATCGTGAATTTGAAACCATGACCGACGAGGCTGGGCTCAGCAAGGATGAGAAGAACGAGCTTTCTCGCAGAGTGAACATGAAAGCAATCATGTACAATCCTGCCAGAATCCGCAAAGTGTGTGAACACATCGCTAAACACTTTAAGGAAAAAATTGAGCCTAATGGCTACAAAGGTCAGGTCGTTGTTTATGACCGTGAATGCTGCCTGATGTATAAGGCTGTCCTTGATGAACTGCTTGGCGAAGAAGCCAGTACCATCGTCATGGATACCAATAACGATAAAGAAGACCGTTATAAGAAATATCGCCGTGACCGTGATGCAGAAGGCAAGGTGCTGGACATCTTCCGTGACCCTGCCAGCCCGCTGAAGCTCGTTATTGTTACCGCTAAACTGCTGACCGGTTTTGACGCACCGATTCTTCAGGCGATGTATCTGGATAAACCTATGAAGGACCATACCCTTCTGCAGGCAATCTGCCGTACCAACCGTACTTACGACCAAGGCAAAACGCATGGTCTTATCGTTGACTACATCGGCATCTTCGATGATGTTGCACGTGCTCTGGATTTCGACGAAAACAGCATGCGTAAAATCATCACTAACATCGAAAAAATCAAAAAGCAGCTTCCTGCACTCCTCAAAAAGTGTCTGAGTTATTTCATGGGTGTTGACAGAACAGTCGAAGGCTGGGAAGGTCTCATGGCGGCGCAGGAATGCTTACCTACAAATAAGGAAAAAGACGCATTTGCTGCCGACTACCGTGTACTGAACCGTGCGTGGGACGCTCTGTCTCCTGACGGTTTCCTGAACGCTTATAAAACCGACTACCAGTGGCTGTCCCGTGTTTACGAGTCCGTGAAACCGACAGATGGCCGTGGTGGTTTGATCTGGGCCTCTCTGGGTGCAAAAACAATTGAGCTTGTCCATCAGAATCTGACCGTCGGCGAAGCTGATGAGGATATGGAAATTCTCGCAATGGACGCTGACCTGATCGATGATTTCTTGGAAAATCAGAAAGATTTGAAGAAGACCACCAAAAAGGTCGAAATCAATCTTGTCGCCAAAATCATGAAGCACTCCAAAGACCAGAAATTCATCAAGCTCGGCGAAAAACTGGAAACTCTACGCGAAAAGCACGAACAGGGCCTGCTGACCAGCATCGAATTCTTGAAACTTCTGTTGGAACTAGCTAAAGAAGCGGCACAGGCCGAAAAAGAAGTTGTGCCGGAACAAGAAGTTGATAAAGGCATCGCTGCGTTGACAGAACTTTTTAACGGTTTGAAAAACTGCAACACTCCCGTCATTGTTGAGCGCATCGTTGCTGATATCGACAGTATCGTTAAGCTTGTGCGTTTCGATGGATGGCAGAACACCACTACCGGCAAACAGGAAGTCAAGAAAGCCCTCCGAAGCGTTGTTTGGATTAAGTACAAAATCAAGGATAAAGAGGTCTTTGATAAGGCTTATAACTACATCGAGCAATATTATTAA
- a CDS encoding restriction endonuclease subunit S yields the protein MSNRISYNKDIFNAIDILRSYGFSGQQALLDTLCRVTRTKKVLTISETDTDTVYRTMQEVTSSMPRFPGDADMFYKLYNILSFIDGYAILSYLNASSEGRELAAPEVLVEKFAEYITDKIESVLIPECEKYGPGLLDIIESHPAIKFTLTCKQELKYELLSSVYAVFSNVKVQMADIYSYGFTSERFDLIVAIPVFGGRMLVNDEDFISREPDLIAVQNLLYHINMDGELVIVLPAKITFGSGSTASLRSYIESNYKIKEISSLPAGLFTPYTAIRTYLFVFSPGTTDDVVLKQYEPDKPIRRTSSCQKLVVANEQLLFSDEFAELSGWNIDMAFFEEEDAIKAFSASPVKKLHLKDVATVFRGKALNTKTEGGNIGVINISNINDTGIDYSGLDYIVDEERKVSRYILQTGDVLVTARGTTVKIAVFEEQSSICIPSANINVIRPKDVLNGTYLKLFLESPVGTKMLKSLQRGTGVVNINFKDMSELEVPVLPLEVQEALVQEYNTGLNLYKETIAAAEEGWRGVQAEIQSKLY from the coding sequence ATGAGCAATCGTATATCGTATAATAAAGACATTTTTAACGCCATTGATATTTTAAGAAGTTACGGATTCAGCGGCCAACAAGCCCTACTCGATACCCTGTGCAGAGTTACAAGAACCAAGAAAGTTCTGACAATTTCTGAGACAGATACCGACACAGTGTATCGCACAATGCAGGAAGTAACTTCTTCAATGCCTCGTTTCCCCGGAGACGCCGACATGTTTTACAAACTGTACAACATTCTATCTTTCATTGATGGGTACGCTATTCTTTCCTATTTAAATGCATCCAGCGAAGGTCGTGAGCTTGCAGCACCGGAAGTACTGGTGGAGAAATTTGCAGAATATATCACAGACAAGATTGAAAGCGTTCTCATTCCTGAATGTGAGAAGTACGGACCCGGTCTTCTGGATATCATCGAGAGCCATCCGGCTATCAAGTTCACCTTGACCTGCAAGCAGGAATTGAAATACGAGTTGCTATCTTCAGTTTACGCAGTATTCAGCAACGTAAAGGTTCAGATGGCTGACATATACAGTTACGGTTTCACTTCCGAACGTTTTGACCTTATTGTTGCTATTCCGGTTTTCGGTGGACGCATGCTGGTAAACGATGAAGATTTCATCAGCCGTGAACCCGACCTGATTGCGGTTCAAAACCTGCTCTACCATATAAATATGGATGGCGAGCTTGTAATCGTCTTACCGGCCAAGATCACCTTTGGTAGTGGAAGCACTGCATCACTTAGAAGTTATATCGAAAGCAACTATAAAATCAAGGAAATCAGCTCCTTACCTGCCGGACTGTTCACACCATATACCGCAATAAGAACGTACCTCTTCGTTTTCTCACCTGGCACGACTGACGATGTGGTTTTGAAACAATATGAGCCAGACAAGCCTATCAGGAGAACTTCTTCCTGTCAGAAACTCGTTGTAGCAAACGAACAGCTTCTCTTTAGTGATGAGTTTGCTGAGCTCAGTGGCTGGAACATCGATATGGCGTTTTTCGAGGAAGAGGATGCCATCAAAGCCTTTTCCGCTTCTCCTGTGAAAAAGCTCCATCTTAAAGATGTGGCCACCGTTTTCAGAGGTAAAGCTTTGAATACCAAGACCGAAGGAGGAAATATCGGAGTCATCAACATTTCAAACATTAACGATACAGGCATTGACTATTCTGGCCTTGACTACATCGTTGATGAAGAGCGAAAAGTCTCCCGATATATTTTGCAGACCGGAGATGTTTTGGTGACAGCCAGAGGCACTACCGTTAAAATCGCAGTATTTGAAGAACAGTCTTCTATCTGCATACCATCTGCAAACATCAACGTAATTCGTCCGAAAGATGTGCTGAACGGCACCTATTTAAAACTTTTCCTTGAATCTCCCGTAGGAACGAAGATGCTGAAAAGTCTACAGCGTGGAACCGGTGTCGTGAATATCAATTTCAAGGACATGAGCGAGTTGGAAGTCCCTGTTCTTCCTCTCGAAGTGCAGGAAGCACTTGTTCAGGAATATAACACCGGCCTGAACCTTTATAAGGAAACCATCGCCGCAGCCGAAGAAGGCTGGCGTGGAGTGCAAGCAGAAATCCAATCAAAACTCTATTAA